Below is a genomic region from Myxococcus fulvus.
GAGTGTTGGCCCAGGGGTTGCTCTATGGGTGGCCAGACGCGGTAACCCAAGGAGACACGGACATGGCCCTCAAGACCTGGCAGTTGGACGCGGCGCACACGACGGTCGGCTTCATGGTTCGCCACATGGTGGTGGCGAAGGTGCACGGGCGCTTCACGAAGTTCGAGGGGAAGGTCGTGGTGAACGGGGACGACCTGTCGCAGGGCTCGGCGGAGGTGAAGATTGAAGCGGCGAGCATCGACACGGGCGTGGAGCAGCGCGACAACCACCTGCGCTCGCCGGACTTCTTCGACGCGGCGGCGTTCCCCCAGCTCATCTTCCGCAGCAAGCGCGTGCAGGACGCGGGCAAGGGGCACTACCGCGTGGTGGGCGACCTGACGATTCGCGACGTCACGCGCGAGGTGACGCTGGACACGGAGTTCCTCGGGAAGGTGAAGGACCCGTGGGGCAACGAGCGACTGGCCTTCCAGGCGAGCACCAGCATCGAGCGCAAGGAGTTCGGGCTCTCGTGGAACCAGGCGCTGGAGGCAGGCGGGCTCCTGGTGGGTGAGCGTGTCGATATCACCCTGGACGTGCAGGCGGTGGCGGTGGCGGCGGAGCAGGCGGCGTGAAGCGGCATGCGGCGGGGCGCCCGCTGACCCGCAGGTCCGTGACGGGCGGGCTGGTGGTCGGAGCCTCGGGCCTGGTGGGTGGTGGGCTCCTGTCGCGCCCCGCAACGCGGGGCGAGGTTGATGCATCTGAGTTGCAACTC
It encodes:
- a CDS encoding YceI family protein, producing the protein MALKTWQLDAAHTTVGFMVRHMVVAKVHGRFTKFEGKVVVNGDDLSQGSAEVKIEAASIDTGVEQRDNHLRSPDFFDAAAFPQLIFRSKRVQDAGKGHYRVVGDLTIRDVTREVTLDTEFLGKVKDPWGNERLAFQASTSIERKEFGLSWNQALEAGGLLVGERVDITLDVQAVAVAAEQAA